The Mercurialis annua linkage group LG8, ddMerAnnu1.2, whole genome shotgun sequence genome window below encodes:
- the LOC126661689 gene encoding uncharacterized protein LOC126661689, giving the protein MALQTAEQREFYFQEFQKEFWWDRPAYSEENEEDETEEYLLTQDIWDAWNAFWDSEKERKRSETARANRMSEPAGASSGPVRHTGGSRSALKHMDVMESQLGRRPSATELYTRLHSTKADKKPIENACWLGAKYVRVDCLFEFNKLEMDWEAITERLVAATQPQTGEGSSSSPAAVDETQVFLDIEGINKKKRVYGLGSASSRYAGISSTVQRGSSSMSSK; this is encoded by the exons ATGGCGCTTCAAACAGCGGAGCAGAGAGAGTTCTACTTCCAGGAGTTCCAG AAGGAGTTCTGGTGGGATAGGCCGGCGTACAGCGAGGAG AATGAGGAGGACGAGACAGAAGAATATCTCTTGACGCAGGATATCTGGGATGCTTGGAACGCGTTTTGGGACTCAGAGAAAGAGAGGAAGAGGTCAGAAACTGCCCGAGCaaatcggatgagcgagccaGCGGGCGCCAGTTCTGGACCTGTCCGCCATACTGGTGGATCTCGCTCTGCTCTCAAGCATATGGATGTGatg GAAAGTCAGCTTGGCCGGAGACCGAGTGCAACGGAGCTGTACACTCGCCTTCACTCCACGAAGGCTGACAAGAAGCCA ATTGAAAATGCTTGTTGGTTAGGTGCTAAATATGTTAGGGTAGattgtttatttgaatttaacaAGTTAGAAATG gactgg GAAGCCATCACTGAGAGGCTTGTTGCTGCGACACAGCCTCAAACCGGAGAGGGTAGCTCCTCGAGTCCAGCGGCAGTGGACGAGACCCAGGTGTTTCTAGACATCGAGGGCATCAACAAGAAGAAACGTGTATACGGCTTGGGTTCTGCGAGCAGCAGGTACGCCGGGATAAGCAGCACGGTGCAGCGAGGCAGCTCCTCTATGTCGTCGAAGTAG